A window of the Kosakonia radicincitans DSM 16656 genome harbors these coding sequences:
- the murJ gene encoding murein biosynthesis integral membrane protein MurJ encodes MNLLKSLAAVSSMTMFSRVLGFARDAIVARVFGAGMATDAFFVAFKLPNLLRRIFAEGAFSQAFVPILAEYKSKQGEDATRVFVAYVSGLLTLALALVTVAGMLAAPWVILVTAPGFADTADKFNLTSQLLRITFPYILLISLASLVGAILNTWNRFSVPAFAPTFLNISMIGFALFAAPYFHPPVLALAWAVTVGGVLQLVYQLPHLKKIGMLVLPRVSFHDAGAIRVVKQMGPAILGVSVSQISLIINTIFASFLVSGSVSWMYYADRLMEFPSGVLGVALGTILLPSLSKSFASGNHDEYCRLMDWGLRLCFLLALPSAVALGILAKPLTVSLFQYGKFTAFDALMTQRALIAYSVGLMGLIVVKVLAPGFYSRQNIKTPVKIAIVTLLMTQLMNLAFIGPLKHAGLSLSIGLAACLNAGLLYWQLRKQDIFTPQPGWKSFLLRLVIAVLVMAAALVGMLYVMPEWSLGTMPYRLLRLMAVVGVGVVAYFATLALLGFKLKEFARRTA; translated from the coding sequence ATGAATCTATTAAAATCGCTGGCGGCTGTCAGCTCGATGACGATGTTTTCTCGCGTGCTGGGTTTTGCGCGCGACGCTATTGTGGCAAGGGTTTTTGGCGCGGGTATGGCAACTGACGCCTTCTTTGTAGCGTTTAAACTGCCCAATTTGTTGCGGCGCATCTTTGCCGAGGGGGCGTTTTCCCAGGCATTTGTTCCCATTCTTGCTGAGTACAAAAGCAAGCAGGGCGAGGATGCGACGCGAGTGTTTGTGGCCTATGTCTCGGGTTTACTGACGCTGGCGCTGGCGCTGGTGACTGTCGCCGGGATGCTGGCGGCACCGTGGGTGATTCTGGTCACCGCGCCGGGGTTTGCCGATACAGCGGATAAATTCAATCTCACCTCACAGCTACTGCGCATTACCTTTCCTTATATTCTGCTGATCTCGCTGGCGTCACTGGTGGGCGCGATCCTCAATACCTGGAACCGTTTCTCGGTGCCAGCGTTTGCGCCGACATTTCTCAATATCAGCATGATTGGCTTTGCGCTGTTTGCCGCGCCGTACTTCCATCCGCCGGTGCTGGCGCTGGCATGGGCGGTGACGGTGGGCGGCGTGCTGCAACTGGTTTATCAACTGCCGCATCTGAAGAAGATCGGCATGCTGGTATTACCGCGCGTGAGTTTTCACGATGCCGGTGCTATTCGCGTCGTGAAGCAGATGGGGCCTGCGATCCTTGGGGTCTCGGTCAGCCAGATTTCCTTAATCATCAACACGATTTTCGCCTCGTTTCTGGTCTCCGGGTCGGTATCGTGGATGTACTACGCTGACCGACTGATGGAGTTTCCGTCTGGCGTGCTGGGCGTGGCGCTGGGGACGATTTTGCTGCCTTCACTGTCGAAAAGTTTCGCCAGCGGCAATCACGATGAGTACTGCCGCCTGATGGACTGGGGGCTGCGTCTTTGCTTTCTGCTGGCGCTGCCGAGCGCAGTGGCGTTGGGCATTCTGGCAAAACCGCTGACCGTCTCGCTGTTTCAGTACGGTAAATTTACTGCCTTTGACGCGCTGATGACGCAGCGGGCATTAATTGCTTACTCCGTCGGCTTAATGGGCCTGATTGTCGTGAAGGTGCTGGCACCGGGCTTCTATTCGCGGCAAAACATTAAAACGCCGGTGAAGATTGCCATTGTCACGCTGCTGATGACGCAGTTGATGAACCTTGCTTTTATTGGTCCGCTGAAACATGCCGGGTTGTCACTGTCGATCGGTCTGGCTGCCTGCCTGAACGCCGGTTTGCTTTACTGGCAGCTGCGTAAACAAGATATTTTCACGCCGCAGCCAGGCTGGAAAAGCTTTCTGCTGCGTCTGGTGATTGCTGTGCTGGTGATGGCGGCTGCGCTGGTGGGCATGCTCTATGTTATGCCGGAATGGTCACTGGGTACGATGCCATACCGCTTGCTGCGTTTGATGGCGGTAGTGGGGGTAGGGGTGGTAGCTTACTTCGCCACGCTGGCACTGCTGGGTTTTAAACTGAAAGAGTTTGCCCGCCGGACGGCATAA
- a CDS encoding Gfo/Idh/MocA family protein translates to MTKLRIGVVGLGGIAQKAWLPVVGAATDWTLTAAWSPTREKALRVCETWRIPYADSLTALAAQCDAAFVHTSTASHYSVVSELLNLGVHVCVDKPLAENLQDAERLIELAARKKLTLMVGFNRRFSPLYRELKQQMPQAASLRMDKHRTDSVGPHDLRFTLLDDYLHVVDTALWLAGSAAALQSGTLLTDDDGAMVYAEHHFSLDHLQITTSMHRRAGSQREWIQAVTDGALVDITDMREWREERGQGVVARPVAGWQSVLEQRGFVGCARHFIECVQNQTVPETAGEQAILAQRVVEKLWREAMSE, encoded by the coding sequence GTGACGAAATTACGTATTGGAGTGGTCGGCCTGGGCGGCATTGCGCAAAAAGCCTGGCTGCCGGTTGTCGGCGCTGCGACCGACTGGACGTTAACCGCAGCCTGGTCGCCGACGCGGGAGAAAGCCCTGCGGGTATGCGAAACCTGGCGCATTCCGTATGCTGATTCGCTGACGGCACTAGCCGCGCAATGTGATGCGGCTTTCGTCCACACGTCGACAGCTTCGCACTACAGCGTGGTCAGTGAGTTACTGAACCTTGGCGTGCATGTCTGCGTTGATAAACCGCTGGCAGAAAACCTCCAGGATGCTGAGCGGCTTATCGAACTGGCCGCGCGGAAAAAACTGACGCTGATGGTCGGTTTTAATCGCCGTTTTTCGCCGCTGTACCGCGAACTGAAACAGCAGATGCCGCAGGCGGCGTCGTTGCGGATGGATAAACACCGTACCGACAGCGTAGGGCCGCACGATTTACGCTTCACGTTGCTCGACGATTATCTGCACGTGGTGGATACCGCGTTGTGGCTGGCGGGAAGCGCGGCGGCATTACAAAGCGGTACGTTGCTCACGGATGATGACGGCGCAATGGTTTATGCCGAACACCACTTCTCACTGGATCATCTGCAAATCACCACCAGTATGCACCGGCGGGCGGGAAGCCAGCGCGAATGGATTCAGGCTGTCACCGATGGTGCGCTGGTGGATATCACCGATATGCGCGAATGGCGCGAAGAGCGCGGGCAGGGCGTAGTAGCGCGTCCGGTCGCTGGCTGGCAGAGCGTGCTGGAACAGCGTGGTTTTGTGGGTTGCGCGCGCCATTTTATTGAATGCGTGCAAAATCAGACGGTTCCGGAAACGGCGGGTGAACAGGCCATCCTGGCTCAGCGCGTGGTGGAAAAGCTCTGGCGTGAGGCGATGAGTGAATAA